TGGATTGGCGGCGCGAATGTGCTGTACGATCGCGCCAAGCTGCTGAGCGTCGGCGGTTTCTCGTGGTGGGAGCGGTTGCCGCCGGCCCATGCCGGAGAAGAGGTCGTCGCGCAGTTTTTGTTGATCCGCAAGTACGGCGGCTGCGGCATCCTGCCCTGCGGCACGTACCATCTGGGCCTGCCCACCACGATCACGGATCGCGAGCGCAACGCGATCGAGCTGTTCGGCGATCTGATCCGCGAGTACGACGTACAGCCGGTCGGTCCGGTCGAGCCGCTCCCGGCTGAGCGCGCGATGGGAGCGTAAGTTGGGCTACGAATGCGGGACGCGATCGTCAAACTCATTGACTTTCTTTACATAATTATCTGTCATGCAGATGGCAGATGAGGAGCTCAATCCATGGATGAGACGCTCAAAGGAAAAGTAGCCCTGGTCACGGGCGCTGGCAGCGGACTAGGCGAAGCGACCGCGCGGGCCTTCGCGCGGGCCGGGTGCAACGTGGCATGTGTGGATCTGCGGCAAGCAGCCGTCGAGCGCGTGGCCGACGATCTGCGGGCGCAGCATGTCGATAGCCTGGCGCTGGCCTGCGACGTGAGCGACGCCGAGGGGGTCGCGCGGACGGTGGCCGCGCTGGTCGAGCGCTGGGGCCGACTGGATGTGGTCGTCAACAACGCTGCCGTCGATCACACGCTGTCGGTCGACGAGATGACCGTCGAGCAGTGGGATCAGGTGATCGCGGTCAATCTGCGCGGGCCGTTCCTGATGGCGAAGGCGGCGCTGCCGCACATGCGCCGCCAGCAGTGGGGCCACATCGTCAATATCGCCTCGACGGCGGCCAAGCGCGCCTGGGCCAACGCGGCGGCGTATCACGCCTCGAAGTGGGGCCTGGTGGGCCTGGGCCGCGCGCTCGGCGTCGAGGGCCGTCCCGACAACATCCGCGTGACGACGATCGTGCCGGGCGGGATGCGCACGCACTTCTTCGACCGCTTCGAGGAGCAGGGGATTCCGATGCCCGACATGGACAAGCTGCAAGATCCGGCCAATGTCGCCGAGACGATCGTCTTTGCGGTGCGCATGCCTGTGGGATCGGTGATGCAGGAGGTGATGGTCACGCCGCTGCATGAGACGAGCTGGCCGTAGCGTGCCGCGCGTCGAACCAAGAACCAAGGAGAACCCGGAACTTGGAACATCGAGCGCGGGGCTGATTTCTCAGCCCCGCGTTAGCTCTGCGCCTGCTCGCGCTCCAGCCGGTGCTGAAGCAGCCGGATCACCGTGCGCTCTGCGGGCTGGAGGCCATGCGCCGAATCTTCAAGCTCCTGCTCGACGCGCTG
This DNA window, taken from Herpetosiphonaceae bacterium, encodes the following:
- a CDS encoding SDR family oxidoreductase: MDETLKGKVALVTGAGSGLGEATARAFARAGCNVACVDLRQAAVERVADDLRAQHVDSLALACDVSDAEGVARTVAALVERWGRLDVVVNNAAVDHTLSVDEMTVEQWDQVIAVNLRGPFLMAKAALPHMRRQQWGHIVNIASTAAKRAWANAAAYHASKWGLVGLGRALGVEGRPDNIRVTTIVPGGMRTHFFDRFEEQGIPMPDMDKLQDPANVAETIVFAVRMPVGSVMQEVMVTPLHETSWP